The uncultured Desulfuromonas sp. genome has a segment encoding these proteins:
- a CDS encoding PaaI family thioesterase → MESDNFQDHYPDELSYCYGCGRHNEHGMQLKSSWDGDETVATFQPKPYHIAVPGYVYGGLLASLIDCHGTGTASAAAYRNEGRAMDTAPPLRFVTASLQVDYLRPTPLGGPLEIRGKISELKGRKVVVNVTVSADEEVCVQGKVIAVQMPEHMAAKMDAIEPESK, encoded by the coding sequence ATGGAAAGCGACAATTTTCAGGACCACTACCCCGATGAACTCAGCTATTGCTATGGCTGCGGTCGCCATAACGAACACGGTATGCAACTCAAGAGTTCGTGGGACGGTGATGAAACCGTTGCCACATTTCAGCCCAAGCCCTATCACATTGCGGTTCCCGGTTACGTGTATGGCGGCCTGCTCGCATCGCTCATCGACTGCCACGGCACGGGCACGGCTTCGGCAGCCGCCTACCGCAATGAGGGACGCGCTATGGACACCGCCCCACCGCTGCGCTTTGTCACCGCCTCGTTACAGGTCGATTACTTGCGCCCCACACCGCTGGGTGGCCCCCTTGAGATCAGGGGAAAAATCAGCGAACTCAAAGGCCGCAAAGTGGTGGTCAATGTGACGGTCAGTGCCGATGAAGAGGTCTGTGTGCAAGGCAAAGTGATCGCGGTTCAGATGCCGGAACACATGGCCGCTAAAATGGACGCCATAGAACCAGAGTCAAAATGA
- a CDS encoding chemotaxis protein CheD — protein sequence MRIEKFQGHQRVIINPGEHYASNVPVTISTLLGSCIAVCLFDPVNHVMGMNHFLLSCHRPFGNGPIFATDAGRYGINAMELLINEMYKLGARRSCLKAKAFGGGNLLKDLRSVHNQMSVGDANVKFIREFLECEQIPLVAESLGGEEGRVIHFSFGSFKVYARKIKNVNQEKLIAQRDHNCWLHAIREQEEYLRSPDRIELWDTQRHLSKP from the coding sequence ATGCGAATTGAAAAATTTCAGGGCCATCAACGCGTCATTATTAATCCGGGCGAGCATTATGCCTCGAATGTCCCGGTGACGATTTCGACGCTTCTTGGTTCATGTATTGCGGTTTGTCTGTTTGATCCTGTCAATCACGTGATGGGGATGAATCATTTTTTGTTGAGTTGCCATCGGCCTTTTGGCAATGGACCTATTTTTGCTACCGATGCCGGGCGCTATGGGATCAATGCCATGGAGCTTTTGATTAACGAGATGTACAAGCTTGGTGCGCGTCGTTCTTGCCTTAAAGCGAAAGCTTTTGGAGGCGGAAATCTTTTAAAGGATCTTCGTTCGGTCCACAATCAAATGAGTGTCGGGGACGCCAATGTGAAATTTATTCGTGAATTTCTTGAATGCGAACAGATCCCCCTTGTCGCTGAAAGTCTCGGTGGTGAAGAAGGAAGGGTGATTCACTTCTCTTTTGGCAGTTTTAAGGTCTATGCCCGTAAGATCAAAAACGTTAATCAGGAAAAACTGATTGCACAACGAGATCACAACTGTTGGCTTCATGCGATTCGCGAGCAGGAGGAGTATTTACGCAGTCCCGATCGTATTGAACTGTGGGATACGCAACGGCACCTATCCAAGCCCTAA
- a CDS encoding class I SAM-dependent methyltransferase produces MTDKTSKEMSRDQYSQVGDAYVRSQSHAKGVDLDYLLDMVQPQKDWKVLDVATGGGHTALTLAPYVQQIIAVDLTPNMVETARKFVCDEKGQSNVTFQLADAENLPFEDGSFNLVTCRIAAHHFPECQKFIEESVRVLKKGGLLAVQDHVLPEEESHALYVDNFERLRDPSHFRAYSEQQWRQMFENGGLQVEQTRQLTKRHNFIDWAKRMNCTPETLEELVAMMKSAPDAVVGWLEPLADVDHFGEADTSFVNHHIILVGRKE; encoded by the coding sequence ATGACGGATAAAACATCCAAAGAAATGAGTCGAGATCAGTACAGCCAGGTAGGTGATGCTTACGTGCGCAGCCAGAGCCATGCGAAAGGCGTTGACCTCGACTATCTGCTCGATATGGTGCAACCGCAAAAAGACTGGAAGGTTCTCGATGTGGCCACCGGCGGCGGCCATACCGCCTTGACGCTGGCCCCCTATGTTCAGCAGATCATAGCCGTTGACCTGACGCCCAACATGGTGGAAACAGCGCGGAAGTTTGTCTGCGACGAAAAAGGCCAGTCCAATGTCACCTTCCAACTGGCGGACGCCGAAAACCTGCCCTTTGAAGACGGAAGTTTCAACCTCGTCACCTGCCGGATCGCGGCGCATCATTTTCCCGAGTGTCAGAAGTTTATCGAGGAAAGTGTTCGGGTGTTAAAAAAAGGCGGGCTGCTGGCCGTGCAGGATCATGTGTTGCCGGAAGAGGAAAGCCACGCACTCTACGTGGACAATTTTGAACGTCTACGCGACCCATCCCATTTTCGCGCTTATTCCGAGCAGCAGTGGCGGCAGATGTTTGAAAACGGCGGCCTGCAGGTTGAGCAAACCCGGCAACTGACCAAACGACACAATTTTATCGACTGGGCCAAACGGATGAACTGCACGCCAGAGACGCTTGAGGAATTGGTGGCCATGATGAAAAGTGCTCCCGATGCCGTCGTCGGCTGGCTGGAACCATTAGCGGATGTCGATCATTTTGGAGAGGCGGATACGAGCTTCGTCAATCACCATATCATTCTTGTCGGACGCAAGGAGTAG
- a CDS encoding diguanylate cyclase yields MRKLIHIAILFVLLQTSLTFAQNSIDSFSGRSINSQDALNETASLPDLTNEEKEYLAQKKTIKICVDPSWMPFEAISNKKHVGMSADYLDLVAQKLGINFQRVPTESWTETLEKVKSRECDILPLAMATPERKTYLNFTTPYIVIPLVIATTKDKPFIADLTDVLHHRMGLVKDYAFTEFLRMEYPEMDITEFDTIYDGLAALEKNEIYGFIDNLTTISYKITHYFSSSIKISGRINRNWELGIAVRNDDPVLSRILEKAVRSIDSNAVQEIHSKWIAVTYEHLFDYSLLWKVLSAAGVVGFLFLSRYRKINRFNKTLQDLNVRLKESEESFRSLVDNAHEGIVVVQNKRLVFVNPRACEMTGYDHGALLELENFLPLIAPEARETMMANHLKRLAGKASPVRYESQFLKRDGTIYPIELTGVLISWKNNPATLNILSDISERKASEDAVRFMALHDNLTRLPNRYLLMERLEQSLAQARRSRQPMVVLFMDLDGFKQVNDIYGHDVGDKLLQGVAERVQQLMRDSDTLARMGGDEFVILLPQVDGLSGVETLISRINEALQSPFQFDSIEVKGRASVGFSLFPENGETAEELLRVADQNMYVVKQKGRSRPAETVA; encoded by the coding sequence ATGCGGAAATTAATTCATATAGCGATTTTGTTTGTTCTCCTCCAAACCTCTTTGACTTTTGCTCAAAACAGCATCGACAGTTTCTCTGGGCGCTCTATCAACAGTCAAGATGCACTGAATGAAACAGCATCTCTTCCGGATCTGACAAACGAGGAGAAAGAATATCTTGCACAAAAAAAGACCATTAAAATCTGTGTTGATCCCAGCTGGATGCCTTTTGAAGCAATTTCAAATAAAAAACATGTCGGAATGAGTGCAGACTATCTTGATTTGGTCGCACAAAAACTGGGAATAAACTTTCAACGTGTTCCAACTGAGTCATGGACGGAAACACTTGAGAAAGTGAAATCCAGGGAATGCGATATTCTGCCACTGGCCATGGCAACGCCTGAAAGAAAAACATACCTGAACTTTACAACGCCCTATATCGTTATTCCTCTTGTCATTGCCACAACCAAGGACAAGCCCTTCATCGCAGATTTGACTGATGTGCTTCATCATCGCATGGGGCTTGTCAAAGACTATGCTTTTACGGAATTTCTGAGAATGGAATATCCTGAAATGGATATTACAGAATTTGACACGATCTACGATGGTCTTGCTGCTCTTGAGAAAAATGAAATTTATGGGTTTATCGATAACCTGACAACCATTTCATATAAAATTACCCATTACTTTTCATCGTCGATCAAAATTTCTGGACGAATCAATAGGAACTGGGAGCTTGGCATTGCCGTCAGAAATGATGATCCTGTGCTGTCTCGCATTCTTGAGAAGGCGGTTAGAAGCATAGACAGTAATGCGGTCCAGGAAATACACAGCAAATGGATTGCCGTCACCTATGAACATCTGTTTGACTATTCATTATTATGGAAAGTGTTGTCGGCTGCCGGTGTTGTCGGCTTTTTGTTCCTCTCCCGCTATCGCAAGATAAACAGGTTTAATAAAACACTTCAAGATCTCAATGTGCGGTTAAAGGAGAGTGAAGAGTCTTTTCGCAGTCTGGTCGATAATGCCCATGAAGGGATCGTTGTCGTCCAAAATAAGCGGTTGGTATTCGTAAATCCGCGTGCGTGTGAAATGACCGGTTATGATCACGGTGCACTGCTGGAACTGGAAAATTTTTTGCCTCTGATCGCTCCTGAAGCACGGGAGACGATGATGGCCAATCATCTGAAACGGCTCGCCGGTAAAGCATCTCCTGTCCGCTATGAAAGCCAGTTTCTTAAGCGTGACGGTACGATCTATCCGATAGAGCTGACGGGGGTGTTGATCAGTTGGAAGAATAATCCGGCCACCCTGAACATCCTTTCCGATATCAGTGAACGCAAGGCTTCAGAAGACGCCGTGCGGTTTATGGCTCTTCACGATAATTTGACGCGTCTGCCCAACCGCTACTTGTTGATGGAACGTCTGGAACAGTCCCTTGCTCAGGCACGGCGTTCCAGGCAGCCGATGGTTGTTCTATTTATGGATCTGGACGGTTTTAAACAGGTCAATGACATCTATGGGCATGATGTTGGCGATAAACTTCTTCAGGGTGTTGCCGAGCGGGTGCAGCAGTTGATGCGGGATTCAGATACGCTTGCGCGGATGGGCGGTGACGAGTTTGTCATCCTCTTGCCCCAAGTAGATGGCCTATCGGGTGTTGAAACTTTGATAAGCCGAATCAATGAGGCCCTGCAATCGCCTTTTCAGTTTGATTCTATAGAAGTGAAGGGCCGAGCCAGTGTTGGGTTTTCCCTTTTCCCCGAGAATGGGGAGACGGCAGAGGAGCTTTTGCGTGTCGCTGATCAGAACATGTATGTCGTTAAACAAAAAGGGCGGAGCAGGCCTGCCGAAACTGTTGCGTAG